In the genome of Bacillus thuringiensis, the window ATCCCTTTCGACACTGCCATATTAACTTCTACAAAGTGTCAAACTAGATACTTCCCTTGCCCCTCTTTCATATAACAAACTTCCGATTTGCCTAACTGTAATTCCAGTCGTATACACATCATCAACGAGTAAAATATGTTGCTCAGAAAATATCTCTTCTCCCTGAAAATAAAAAGGATTGCTTCCTGACATCCTTTCTTTACGTGTCTTCTTACTTTGCTTTTCTGTTTCCCTTCTTCTTAATGATGGATAAGAAATTTTGACAGGTAAACAAGTTGCTAATAACTCAGCTTGATTAAAACCACGTTCAACTTCCCTTTCCTTACTAAGCGGAACAGCGATAACGGTTGAAACATTAGCAAAATACTTTTGAAATAAACTTCGAAAAGGACGATAAAAAATGCGCACTAACTCTGCATCCCCCCGAAACTTAAACTGCGCTACTATTTCTTTCATCTCATCATCATACATATATAACGAACGGTTTTTAAAAGAACGATACTTGCCCTCTTTCATCCACCTTAGACAATCTATACAAATACCGTCTTCTTGAAATGAGGCAGGAACATATTCTAAAGGCCGCCCACACTCCATGCAAATTTCTCCTATAATATAGGAAAGTTTCTGCTCGCATCTATCACATATATATTTTCTATGACACTTTACCAAAAAATTGTACCAACTAACCTTTTCTACACAACACTCATCACAAAGTAAACAATGCATTAATCGATCAATCCTTGTTCTTTGGCATTTTTATTCATACCTTGAATATGTTTTTTCGCGCGCACCATCGCCTCTGTCTTACCATAGTGAAAATAAATGACCTCTCCATACGGTGCTTCAAAGCTCCGCCCTGCTCGGCCCGCAATTTGTACGAGTGCACTTTCTGAGAATATTTCTTCTTCCGCCCCTAAAACCGCTACTTGCAAATTTTTCACCGTTACGCCTCGCTCTAAAATTGTCGTTGTAACTAATAATGGGATTTCTCCTTTTCTGAAAGCCGCTACTTTTTCTTTTCTCCCCGAATCTTCTGCATGTACACCTTCAATTCGCTTGTTTAATGATTTTAACAACAGGCTTATCTCTTCTATATATCGCACATGGGGGACAAATAAAAAAATAGGATGTTTTTTATTTAAGTATGTTTGTAACCACTGTAGTAAAACTCGAGGAATTCTTTTATGAATGAGGCTTTTTTTCCAATTCCCGCACCAACAAAATAAAGGAACTGGTAAAGGATGACGGTGATATCGTCCAGAAACAATAACACCTTTTTGTTCACCTTTTTTAAATTTTCGCTTCCACGTTTCATCTGGAGTCGCAGTTAAATAAATACGCGCCGCCCTTTCTTTCATCGCTTGTTTTACCGCGTACTGTAACATTTGATCTGCACAATATGGAAAAGCATCTATCTCATCTACAACCATGACATGAAACGCCCTATAATAACGCAATAATTGATGCGTGGTCGCAACGACTAGTACTGCATCTTTTTCTTTATCCACACTCCCTCCATATAAAGCCGCTACCTTTATATATGGAAATACTTCTTGTAATCTCGGTGCTAATTCCAGAACAACATCCGTTCTCGGCGTTGCGATACAAACTCTTTCTCCTTTTTGAAGCGCTTCGTTAATACCGTAAAACAACATCTCTGTTTTCCCAGCCCCGCATACAGCCCAAATAAAAAATGATTCTTTTCGCTTAATAGCCTCTACAACACCTTGTGCCGCCAAATTCTGACCAGTAGACAACTTCCCGTTCCACTGTAACAAATTTAAATTCTTTTCTCTCTTTCTTTCAGCAATCCCGCGAACAAGTACAGCACATTCACTTACCCTCCCCATCGTTATACACTTCCGGCAATATGTGCACACTTTACTGCACCTTTTACATAAAAACGACGCAAATAGCCGCTGTTCTATATTTCCACAACGCTTACATACATATTTAGAAGCCTTCTTTTTTACACCTTGTACACACACGACCTCTCCCTTCTTTTTCAAATCATTTAATTCCCTCTGTAAATCTGAAGAAAGTTCGTCTAATAGCAACTGTTTCCCCGCTAGCATCGACAATCACCTCCAGCACTACTATAAACCCTTCTTCAAATCCCGTAAAAACTCAAAAAAGCCGATAACCTACTTATAAAATAGTAAGCTATCGACTTTATACACGTTTTTTATTCTTTTATAAATCCTATAATCGACCGTAACCTAAGAAATGTTTTTGGTTATATGAGCTGTTGATATCACCGTACGCAATTCCTTTATCACTAGCATGAATCATTTGACCATTACCAACGTAAATACCGATGTGAGATGGACCTGCTTTATAAGTACCTTGGAAGAATACTAAGTCTCCTGGTTGTGGGCTACCTACTTTAGAAACTGAGTTCCAGTAACCTGCAACGTCTTGACGACCTACACCAAAAATGTAAGAAATGAATCCACTACAATCAAAACCACCGTTTGATGGAGATGCACTTCCCCAAACATAAGGCATACCTAAGTATTGCTTTGCCTTACCAATTACGCCCGGAGCCGGATTTGGATCTGGTGTTGGCTTTTGCTCTTCTTTTTTAGGTGCTTCTTTCTTAGGCTCTTCTTTTTTTGGTTCTTCTTTTTTAGGCTCTTCTTTTTGAGCTTGTCCACCATTGTTTGCTGGTGCAGCTTGCTCTGCAGGTGCTTGTGCTGGCTGAGCTTGCGCAGCTTTAGCAGCTTTAGCAGCTTGCTCTGCTTGTTTTTGAGCAGCAGCTTCTTGTGCAGCTTTTGCTTGCGCTTCTTCTTCGGCAATGCGTTGTAATTGTAATGCTTGTTTTTCAAGCTCTTTCAATTGACCTTCTGTACTTGTCATTGAAGTTACAACTGTATCCATTTTACCGCTTAAATCGTTTACCGCTGTTGCTTTTTTCTCTTTTTCAGCGTCAAGTTCTTTCTTAGCAGTTTCAATTTGAACTTGTGCTTCTTTTAATTCTTTTTGTTTCTCTTTTACCGTTGCAACATCTTTTTTCACACTAGCTTGGTCTTCTTGCTGTGTTTTCATGATATCTTCATCAGACTCAAGAATTTTAGAAACAGAAGTTAAACGATCAACTAAATCTGCAACGTTTTTAGAGTTTACAAGAACTTCTGTTACAACGTTCGTATTTGGTTGTTCTTGAAGTGCAACTAAACGCTTTCTTAATAACTCTTCACGTTTTGCAATCTTCGTTTGTAATTCTGCAATATCTTTATTTTTCTTTTCAATTAATTGCTCAGTATCAGAAACTTTTTTCGTTGTTTCATCAAGCTTTGAAGCATTCTCTTGAACAGACTTATCTAAACCTTGAATTGTTTTGTTTAAGTCATTCATTTGTTTTTGTAATTCATCACGTTCTTGTTGTTGTTTATGTAAAGTGTCATTTTGTGTATTAATTTGTGATTTCACGTCAGAAATTTTATCTTCTGCAAATACATTTGGTGTTAGCCCTGAAAACATTAACCCTGCAACTAAAGCGCAAGATGCCATTTTTAGCTTTTTCATTTTATTTTTTACACCGCTTTCTTTTTTCTTTTTCCGTATATAACCTATAAAATTTATACCATAATTCGGGATTTTTTTTGCTAATGTTACGTTTTTGTAAAACAAATGTAATATTATATGTAGCTCTAGCGCAAAATTCGTATATTTTTGTATGTGTGTGTAGAAATTTATATACTTTTCTTACTTCTATAAACAAAGAAAAAACGTAAGGAATCCCTTACGTTTTATTAAATATACGAATACAAATGAAATGCTACTTCATCCATTTCTCAGCCCAATTTTGGACCTCATCCATAACACTTTCTAACGCTTTTCCCTTGTCAGTTAAGCCATACTCGATTCGAACTGGTACTTCTGGATAGACATTACGAACTACAATGCCCTCGCTTTCCAATTCCTTCAAACGCTCTGACAACATACGATCGCTCATATTTGGGATAATATCTGCGATTTCTCTAAAACGTTTCGACTCTTCAAGCAAAGATTTAATAATTAAGCCAGTCCATTTCTTACTAAGCAAAGTAAAAGCTGACTCAAACTTTGGACATAAACAAGAATTATGCTCCATATGTTTCACCTCTCTTCTATTATAATATAGTTTCTTGTAAAAAGTAAGTTATAAAACTTTCCTCATTATTTTATTTTACGTACATTTTACCATTTCCAAATATTAACTTGTCAACTAAACGTAACATACCCGTAAAAAAACCCTCTTAAAAAGAGAGCTTTTTATATCTTTATTACTTCGTATACCATCCAAGACCTAATGCACCTTCACCTAAGTGCGTACCAATTACAGCTCCAAAATAACCTGTACGAATTGTGACGTGAGGATATTTTGCTTCTAATTCTTTCTTCCATTCATTCGCTTCCTCTTCACGTTGCGCATGAATGATAACTGCTTCCATAGGGACTCCTTCACTTGCTTGCTCATCAAAAATTTCAATGATACGTTTTAATGCTTTTTTACGTGTGCGAATCTTTTCAAACGGAATAATGATTTTATCTCTAAAATATAAAACTGGCTTCACTTGTAACAGACTGCCGATGAAAGCTTGCGCGCTATTTAATCGACCACCACGTTGTAAATGATGCAAATCATCAACTACAAAATAGGCGTCCATCGTTTTCTTCATTTCATCAAAACGAGCAATAATCTCTTTTGGATTCTTTCCTTCACTTGCTAACCTTGCACCTTCACGCACATAAAATCCTTGTACTTCACAACTAATTTCAGAGTCATACGTGTATACATCAATACCCTCTACCATCTGTCCAGCTGTCGTCGATGTTTGATATGTACCACTAATTCCACTTGATAGGTGAATACTAATAACTGCATCATAATCTTTAGCTAGTTCTTCATATAGCTCAACAAACTTTCCGATTGCTGGTTGAGAAGTTTTTGGAAGTTCCTCTTGTTCACGTACTTTCACATAAAAATCATCTGCTGAAATTTCAGCTTCTTCTTGATAAGATTCTGTTCCAAACACAACGTTTAATGGAATCATATATATATTGAGTTCATCACGGATTTGCTTCGGTATATATGCTGTACTATCAGTAACAATAGCTATTTTCATTTTCGTACCTGCCTTATAAAAAGTTTTATTTCCTAATTTTACACGAAAACTACAAATGGTGCATCCATACAGGGAAATGCCGGTTGAAATTATACTCACCATCTCGACAAATTACAACAAAAAGATAAAATACTCACCAAAAACTTCAGCCTATTTAGAAAAAATGTTTGAATATAAAAAGGCTCGCTTTTAAAATGGAAAGTACTAGTCATTTTGATAGATAGGGGCGTATACAAGTGCTATTACAATATTTAACAATCAAAGACTACGGCGAACACGAAATCGTCATTCAAAAATCAAGATTTATTTGTTATGTTAGCCGAGCAACGACTGAGGAAGAGGCTCAAGAATTTATACAAAAAATAAAAAAACAGCATTGGAATGCAACACATAATTGTTCCGCTTATTTAATTGGCGAACAAGATCATATTCAAAAAGCAAATGATGACGGCGAGCCTAGCGGTACAGCTGGCGTACCAATGCTAGAAGTACTTAAAAAACGTGGGCTAAAAGATACCGTCGTTGTCGTAACACGCTATTTTGGTGGCATTAAACTTGGCGCAGGTGGATTAATTCGTGCATATGGAAAGTGTACAAGCGAAGGCATTAATCATGTCGGTGTTGTCCAGCGAAAACTAATGCGTGTGATGCAAACCGAGATTGATTACACATTACTTGGCAAAGTAGAAAATGAATTACGTAATTCAAAATATGCCATTAAAGATATACATTATCTAGAAAATGTCACATTTGATACTTATGTAGAAGAAGACGGCAAACAAGCATTCACAGATTGGATGATTGAATTAACAAACGGGAAATGTACAATTACAGAAGGAGATATGTTGTACTTAGAACAAGATGTTATCTAAGCATAACTCTTTTATCACCTTCAAAGATTAATGTAGTGAATTACTTCCCTACAAATGAACTAACGAACTAAGGAGATTATATATGGAAGAACGTTATTATCATCTCCAAAATAGCAGAATAAAAAAGAAGCGAAGAAGGAAACTTTTCTTCTTCCTTATTTTCGCATTTTTATTTGGCAGTATAGGAGTTTATGTGTTAAATTCTTACTCTTCTCTTATGGAGATGTATAGTGGTTTTACTCGTGAAAAATCGGATTTAAGAAACAAAGATGTAGAAATTACAAAAGAACCTTTTACAATTCTCATTATGGGGATAGAAGATTATGCGACAGACGGTCAAAATGGTCGTACAGATTCATTAATGTTTGCAACAGTCAATCCGAAAACTCAAAAGATTTCACTTATGAGTATTCCTCGTGATTCTCGAGTTAAAATTGTTGGTAAAAATAAGGAAGACAAAATTAACGCTGCCCATGCTTACGGCGGAGAAGAAATGGCAATCAAAACTGTCGAAGGCTTTCTAAAAGTTCCTGTAGACCATTATCTTAAAATTGATTTCCAAGGCTTTAAAGGTATCGTTGATGCTGTCGGCGGCGTTACGGTTGACGTACCCTTCGATTTCTGGGAGCGCTCTGACGTAGATTACTACAAAAAAATTCAATTTAAGCAAGGACAGCAAAACTTAAACGGTGAAGAAGCACTTGCTTACGTCCGTATGCGAAAGCAAGATCCAAATGGCGATTATGGTCGAGCTGCTAGACAAAGACAATTACTAGCCGCTGTTGCCCAAAAGCTAAACTCCACCTCTACTGTATTTAAAATTAAAGATTTAACAGCTGTCGTTGGAAAATATATAAAAACCGACATTCCTATTTCAGACGGACTTGCTCTTTACAATAAACTTTCTGGATTTGATCCTTCTACAATGCAAACGTTAAAGCTTGAAGGCGAAGACAAAAAGATAGGCGGTATTTATTACTTCCTTCCAGATCCAATCAGTGTAGAAACGGTGCGTAACGAAATTGAAAAAGAATTAGGGGAAAAAGCAAAAAATCCAACTACAAAAAACAACTCAAATCCTGATTCAAATGCAAGTTCAAGTTCAAGTTCTAATTCTAACGAACAAGCAGAAAAAGAAACAAACCAAAATAAAACACCAACTGATCCGCCACCTTCTACAAATGCTCATGCAGAGTGGATTATGCGCAATCAGCCGTAACAAAAAGGCCCAATCTATCCGATTGGGCCTTTTTTATTTACTTATTAAAATGTTGTAAAATCGCTTCTACAATGCGCTCTGATGCACGACCATCACCGTAAGGGTTAGATGCTTTCGCCATCTTATCATGAGCTTCTTTATCTGATAACAACTCATCAGCAAGACCAAAGATTGTCTCTTCGTCTGTTCCTGCTAATTTCAGCGTACCTGCTTCAATACCTTCAGGGCGCTCTGTTGTATCACGAAGAACAAGAACTGGTACCCCAAGTGATGGAGCTTCTTCTTGTACACCACCAGAATCCGTTAACATTAAGTATGAACGAGCTGCAACATTGTGGAAATCAATTACATCTAGCGGCTCAATTAAATGAATACGATTATGTTCACCTAAAATTTCATTTGCTATTTCACGAACAACAGGGTTCATATGAACAGGGTACACAACTTGTACATCTTCATGCTTATCAACAAGACGCTTAATTGCACGGAACATATTACGCATAGGTTCACCTAAGTTTTCACGACGGTGAGCTGTCATAAGTACAAGACGATCATTTCCAAGTTTCTCTAGTACAGGATGACTATATGTTTCTTTTACAGTCGTTTGTAGCGCGTCAATCGCTGTATTTCCTGTGATGAAAATACGTGACTCATCTTTATTTTCCTTCTGTAAGTTCGTTGCTGATTTTGCTGTTGGTGAGAAATGAAGATCCGCCATTACACCTGTTAATTGACGATTCATCTCTTCTGGGTATGGAGAATACTTATCCCACGTGCGAAGTCCCGCCTCAACATGACCTACTGGAATTTGATTATAAAAAGCAGCTAAGCTTGCAATAAATGTTGTTGTTGTATCACCATGTACAAGTACAATATCCGGCTTCGCTTCTTTCATTACTTTATCCAAACCTTCTAAACCACGCGTTGTAACATCAATTAAAGTTTGGCGGTCTTTCATGATATTTAAATCGAAATCTGGCGTAATTCCAAAGATATTTAATACTTGATCTAACATTTGGCGATGCTGTGCTGTTACAGTTACAATCGATTCAATTTTTTCTGGTTGTTTTTGCAACTCTAATACAAGAGGTGCCATTTTAATTGCTTCTGGACGTGTCCCGAAAATTGTCATTACTTTTAAACGTTCAGTCATATGATTGCCTCTTTTCTTTCACTAATTACAGCTTCTATTATGACATATAAAAATATGCATGAGTACATCCCTTTTTAACGCATAATAGAAACATGTCTATTACAAATACTTTTTCTTCCAACCGAATAATAATCTATCTTTTGTTTCTTAACATCTTCATCAGTATAACAATTTCTCCCATCAAATAAAATAGGCTCTCTCATAAGTTGTACGTACTTTTCTAACGGATAAGCTTGAATAGCTTCCCATTCTGTTACGATAAAAACCGCACTCGCATCTCTAATCGATTCATCTATACATCTACTATATTGTATAGCATCTCCAAATATATTTTTCACATATTGAATTGCTTTTGGGTCGTACAGAACAATTTCTGCACCTATATTAAGCAATGCTTCTATTATAGTAAGAGATGATGCCTCTCTAATATCATCCGTATTCGGTTTAAATGACGCGCCAAGAACTGCAATCCGCTTTTTATTCATGTTCATAACTTTTTTCGCTTTTTCAATCAATAGCAGCTGTTGCTTATTATTTACTTCAATAACCGCTTTTAACAAACGAAAATCATGAGCAACATTTCCCGCAATTTGCACCAGCGCTTTCGTATCTTTTGGAAAACATGATCCCCCGTATCCAATACCTGCATTTAAAAAAGATGCACCAATCCTCTTATCCATTCCCATTCCTTTGGCAACATCCAATACATTTGCGCCTACCTTCTCACATATATTTGAAATTTCATTAATGAAACTAATCTTTGTAGCTAAAAAGGCATTCGACGCGTATTTAATCATCTCTGCACTTTTAATATCTGTAACATACGTTTCTAAGCATAATTTACTATACAAACTCTCTACTCTTCTTGCTACTTCCTCACTATCAGCTCCAATTACAATACGATCTCCATGAAAGAAATCATAAATACCTGAACCTTCACGCAAAAACTCTGGATTCGATACGATATGTACTGTATGCCTCCCTTTTAACTTCTCCTCAATCCATCCCTTCATTACATCATTTGTACCTACTGGAACTGTACTTTTCGTAACAACAATAATATCGTTCGTCGCATATAATCCAATATCGTTACAAGCACTCTGAATATACGTTAAATCCGCCGTCCCATCTAATAAAGATGGGGTTCCAACTGCAATAAATATAAACTCTACATCATCAAATGCCTCTTCTTTATTTGATGTAAAAGTTAAAGCATTATTCTCATATGCATGATTTATTAATTCATGTAATCTAACCTCATAAATAGGTAAATCCCCTTGTTTTATCCGTTCAATTTTTTCATCATCTATATCAAAACATGTAACTGAATGCCCCAACTTTGCCAATCCTACTCCTGTAATCAATCCAACATATCCAGTACCTATTATCGTAATTTTCATTTCCTTTTCGCACAGGAATTTACAATAGAAAAGATATGAAATACAGAATTCTCCCTGTGCTTCCCCCTCTCACATTAAAAATGAGAAAACCCTTTTCTTTCTTCATTATATGAATTACTTCCCTCATTCTTTTTAAAGTTTTTGTAAAATTAAATGCACTATAATATAAAGTGAAACTTTAATTAGTAGGAATGGGGCTACTAGTTGATGCGAGATAAATTCCCACATTTTAACATGAAAC includes:
- a CDS encoding ComF family protein, whose amino-acid sequence is MHCLLCDECCVEKVSWYNFLVKCHRKYICDRCEQKLSYIIGEICMECGRPLEYVPASFQEDGICIDCLRWMKEGKYRSFKNRSLYMYDDEMKEIVAQFKFRGDAELVRIFYRPFRSLFQKYFANVSTVIAVPLSKEREVERGFNQAELLATCLPVKISYPSLRRRETEKQSKKTRKERMSGSNPFYFQGEEIFSEQHILLVDDVYTTGITVRQIGSLLYERGAREVSSLTLCRS
- the comFA gene encoding ATP-dependent helicase ComFA, translating into MLAGKQLLLDELSSDLQRELNDLKKKGEVVCVQGVKKKASKYVCKRCGNIEQRLFASFLCKRCSKVCTYCRKCITMGRVSECAVLVRGIAERKREKNLNLLQWNGKLSTGQNLAAQGVVEAIKRKESFFIWAVCGAGKTEMLFYGINEALQKGERVCIATPRTDVVLELAPRLQEVFPYIKVAALYGGSVDKEKDAVLVVATTHQLLRYYRAFHVMVVDEIDAFPYCADQMLQYAVKQAMKERAARIYLTATPDETWKRKFKKGEQKGVIVSGRYHRHPLPVPLFCWCGNWKKSLIHKRIPRVLLQWLQTYLNKKHPIFLFVPHVRYIEEISLLLKSLNKRIEGVHAEDSGRKEKVAAFRKGEIPLLVTTTILERGVTVKNLQVAVLGAEEEIFSESALVQIAGRAGRSFEAPYGEVIYFHYGKTEAMVRAKKHIQGMNKNAKEQGLID
- a CDS encoding NlpC/P60 family protein, producing the protein MFYKNVTLAKKIPNYGINFIGYIRKKKKESGVKNKMKKLKMASCALVAGLMFSGLTPNVFAEDKISDVKSQINTQNDTLHKQQQERDELQKQMNDLNKTIQGLDKSVQENASKLDETTKKVSDTEQLIEKKNKDIAELQTKIAKREELLRKRLVALQEQPNTNVVTEVLVNSKNVADLVDRLTSVSKILESDEDIMKTQQEDQASVKKDVATVKEKQKELKEAQVQIETAKKELDAEKEKKATAVNDLSGKMDTVVTSMTSTEGQLKELEKQALQLQRIAEEEAQAKAAQEAAAQKQAEQAAKAAKAAQAQPAQAPAEQAAPANNGGQAQKEEPKKEEPKKEEPKKEAPKKEEQKPTPDPNPAPGVIGKAKQYLGMPYVWGSASPSNGGFDCSGFISYIFGVGRQDVAGYWNSVSKVGSPQPGDLVFFQGTYKAGPSHIGIYVGNGQMIHASDKGIAYGDINSSYNQKHFLGYGRL
- a CDS encoding winged helix-turn-helix transcriptional regulator, producing MEHNSCLCPKFESAFTLLSKKWTGLIIKSLLEESKRFREIADIIPNMSDRMLSERLKELESEGIVVRNVYPEVPVRIEYGLTDKGKALESVMDEVQNWAEKWMK
- a CDS encoding DegV family protein, coding for MKIAIVTDSTAYIPKQIRDELNIYMIPLNVVFGTESYQEEAEISADDFYVKVREQEELPKTSQPAIGKFVELYEELAKDYDAVISIHLSSGISGTYQTSTTAGQMVEGIDVYTYDSEISCEVQGFYVREGARLASEGKNPKEIIARFDEMKKTMDAYFVVDDLHHLQRGGRLNSAQAFIGSLLQVKPVLYFRDKIIIPFEKIRTRKKALKRIIEIFDEQASEGVPMEAVIIHAQREEEANEWKKELEAKYPHVTIRTGYFGAVIGTHLGEGALGLGWYTK
- a CDS encoding YigZ family protein; the encoded protein is MLLQYLTIKDYGEHEIVIQKSRFICYVSRATTEEEAQEFIQKIKKQHWNATHNCSAYLIGEQDHIQKANDDGEPSGTAGVPMLEVLKKRGLKDTVVVVTRYFGGIKLGAGGLIRAYGKCTSEGINHVGVVQRKLMRVMQTEIDYTLLGKVENELRNSKYAIKDIHYLENVTFDTYVEEDGKQAFTDWMIELTNGKCTITEGDMLYLEQDVI
- a CDS encoding LCP family protein, translated to MEERYYHLQNSRIKKKRRRKLFFFLIFAFLFGSIGVYVLNSYSSLMEMYSGFTREKSDLRNKDVEITKEPFTILIMGIEDYATDGQNGRTDSLMFATVNPKTQKISLMSIPRDSRVKIVGKNKEDKINAAHAYGGEEMAIKTVEGFLKVPVDHYLKIDFQGFKGIVDAVGGVTVDVPFDFWERSDVDYYKKIQFKQGQQNLNGEEALAYVRMRKQDPNGDYGRAARQRQLLAAVAQKLNSTSTVFKIKDLTAVVGKYIKTDIPISDGLALYNKLSGFDPSTMQTLKLEGEDKKIGGIYYFLPDPISVETVRNEIEKELGEKAKNPTTKNNSNPDSNASSSSSSNSNEQAEKETNQNKTPTDPPPSTNAHAEWIMRNQP
- the wecB gene encoding non-hydrolyzing UDP-N-acetylglucosamine 2-epimerase, with the protein product MTERLKVMTIFGTRPEAIKMAPLVLELQKQPEKIESIVTVTAQHRQMLDQVLNIFGITPDFDLNIMKDRQTLIDVTTRGLEGLDKVMKEAKPDIVLVHGDTTTTFIASLAAFYNQIPVGHVEAGLRTWDKYSPYPEEMNRQLTGVMADLHFSPTAKSATNLQKENKDESRIFITGNTAIDALQTTVKETYSHPVLEKLGNDRLVLMTAHRRENLGEPMRNMFRAIKRLVDKHEDVQVVYPVHMNPVVREIANEILGEHNRIHLIEPLDVIDFHNVAARSYLMLTDSGGVQEEAPSLGVPVLVLRDTTERPEGIEAGTLKLAGTDEETIFGLADELLSDKEAHDKMAKASNPYGDGRASERIVEAILQHFNK
- a CDS encoding UDP-glucose dehydrogenase family protein produces the protein MKITIIGTGYVGLITGVGLAKLGHSVTCFDIDDEKIERIKQGDLPIYEVRLHELINHAYENNALTFTSNKEEAFDDVEFIFIAVGTPSLLDGTADLTYIQSACNDIGLYATNDIIVVTKSTVPVGTNDVMKGWIEEKLKGRHTVHIVSNPEFLREGSGIYDFFHGDRIVIGADSEEVARRVESLYSKLCLETYVTDIKSAEMIKYASNAFLATKISFINEISNICEKVGANVLDVAKGMGMDKRIGASFLNAGIGYGGSCFPKDTKALVQIAGNVAHDFRLLKAVIEVNNKQQLLLIEKAKKVMNMNKKRIAVLGASFKPNTDDIREASSLTIIEALLNIGAEIVLYDPKAIQYVKNIFGDAIQYSRCIDESIRDASAVFIVTEWEAIQAYPLEKYVQLMREPILFDGRNCYTDEDVKKQKIDYYSVGRKSICNRHVSIMR